The window CGATGCTGGTGCTGAATTTTATGGAGAAGATACAGCATTTCAAGCGGGTGCGAGTGGGGCGGGCTGTTCTGCATCGGTATACTATAGCTATTTACTTGAACAATTTAAAAGCGGTCGCTATAAAAAAGCGCTTCTTGTCGCAACGGGTGCATTGCTTTCACCCTTATCGTTCCAACAAGGCGAAACAATTCCTTGTACGGCACATGCGATTGAACTTGGAATGGGGTGATTGAGCATGGAGTTTACATTTTTATTTGCCTTTCTAATAGGTGGAACTATTTGTCTGATTGGTCAATTGCTGATGGATGTTGCTAAATTAACACCAGGGCATACATTATCCATTTTGGTTGTTTGTGGCGCCATTTTAGACGGTTTGGGATTGTATGAGCCACTAATTGACCTTGCTGGAGCAGGGGCTACGATACCTATTACATCATTCGGAAATTCATTGACACACGGTGCGATGGCTGAAGCAGAAAAGCATGGTTGGATTGGTGTTTTAACAGGTATGTTTGAAGTGACAAGTTCAGGAATAAGTGCGGCCATCCTTTTTGGTTTTATTGCGGCAATTATTTTTAAGTCAAAAGGAAAAGTAGACTAGACTATAACCCTCTTTTTATTATTTTGTTGTGCATACACTACAAAATAGGAAGGAGGGATTTTTGTGTCTGGATATGGAGGTTGGCAACAACAATGTTGCAACTATGAGTCACCAGCGTATAATAACTGTAACAACAGCGGTACTTTCGTTCTAATCGTTGTACTATTCATCCTACTTATTATTGTTGGTAGCGTATTTATTTAACTTGTGTCAGCAGAATTCCCTTCCGTTTAGCAGTGGTGGGATGAATGCCAAATATGCACTTAATTCAGTGGTTATTAAAGCTCCGGTGGATGTCGCAGGTTTTTTCGAGCTCGCTCGAAAAAATCTGGACTAAAGTTAGGAGAGGCGTAATTGATAGGAGAGGCTTAGATGGATAAATCTTTTTTTAAAAAAGTAGAAAATAAAACTGGAATGGGCATTGATGAAATTATGAATTTAGCGAATGCCCTTACCCACGCAAATTTCTCCGATGAAAAGCAAGTTCGGAAAATTGTTAAAAAGGTAAGTCAAATCGCCAATAAACCGATCACAAAAGACTTGGAAGAAAAAATTGTGCAATCGATTTTAAAAGATGGGCATTCGTTAGATTTCAGTAAAATTGAAAAGTTAATGCGATAAAAAAGAGGATGTTTAATGTTGCAAAAGCACATTAAACATCCTTTTCCTTAAAATATGTTGTTTATAGTTTCTTCTCCATGGCGCGGTGTGGAATACCAGCATCCATAAATTCGGGTGATGTCACGGTATAGTTTAGTTTTTCGTAAAATGGTACAGCATAGGATTGTGCATTTAATTTCAAGTTTTTAAAATCAAGTGCAGTAGCATGTTGCTCGACTGTTTCCATAATTAATGCACCAAGACGTTTTCCACGGTAATGACTTAGTACACAAACGCGCTCGACTTTCCCGATTTTTGGTTCGATTTCTCGAAGACGGGCAGTGGCGATTGTTTGATCACCATCATTGACGATGAAATGAATAGCTGTTTCATCATGCTCATCTAGTTCTAAGCTGAGAGGGACCCCTTGTTCTTTCACAAAAACGTCTTTGCGAATGGAAAAAGCACGATTTCGGTCATCCTCTGTTGTTACTAACTTTACTTCAAACACGTATTATTCAGCTCCAGTCAATTTGTATGTTTCGTATGTTGTCCAAGAGCCATCTTCTAATTGGTAGAGCAAATGAAAGCGATCCACAACGTCATGTTCATCAACACCAATCATGCGTAATTGACCGAAAATATCATCATGCTCTGAAGCGTTTAATTTTTGAGCAATTGTAATATGTGGAACAAAGACATGCTTAGGTGCACCAATATTTAGTGTTCCTTGAATAGATTTGTGTAAATTTTCTAATTGTGAAGTAGGTTCGATACGGAAAAAGATTGTATTCGTTGTCGGATAAAATGAACTAACTCGTGAAGCATGAATTTGTAACGGCGCAAACTGCGTGGAAATTTCTTGTAACATTTTAGAAATTTCACTAATTTGAGACACATCCGCATCAAAAGCATCTTTTAATGTAAAGTGCGGCGTAACTAAAGAATAGTGTGGATCATAACGTTTGCGATATGTGTTTGCTAAATCTTGTATTTTCTTTGATGGAAATGCAATAATACCATATTTCAAATTCATTACCCCCTAGAAATAATTTACTTTTATCCTCTAATTATAACAGAAAATTTCTGCAATAAACATTTACAACGTTCATTAACCTAAAATTTTTGTCAATGCACGTTTTAGGTCAGGTTTCCAAGTTTTCCAAGTATGGTCGCCGTCAATTTCTTCATAAAACGTTTCGATACCGCGTTCTACAAAGAGTTCATGCAATAAACGGTTTGGTGTTAAGAAGTCTTTTACTACCGAACTATTAGGGAAGCTGACTAGATCTTCACCTAGACCAATTACATGATAAGTAGCTAGTAAATCTGGGCTTTTTGCGTCTTTTACGGTTTGCAGCACATGTTCATCTACATAAGGGGATTGTAAGATGGCTTTCCCAAAAATATTAGGATAATGCAACGCTGTTAATAATGAAATCGTTGCAGCCATGGAATCTCCCATGAGTGTGCGACCCGTGCCCATTTGATGCGTCGTGAACTCTTCATCTAAATAAGGAACAAGTTCATGTGCTAAAAACCGCATGTAAGATTCAAATTGGTCGCCTGTTGGAATGTATTTACGGCGTCGATCCGCAGCATCTATATAAGGAACACCAACAATGATGACGTTTTCGATTATATAATCGTCAATTAACTCGTCAGCTAATCGAGGAATTCCACCTAATTGGAAGTAATCTCTACCATCTGATGCGATTAAAATGTTATATTCATATAGTGGAGAATAGTTTGCTGGAATATAAATTAGTAATGCCAATTCTTCATCTAATGCATTGCTATAAAAAGTTATATCTTTCACTGTCCCTTTTTCCAAAAATGTCACTCCTGTCTGTGATTGTATCGAAATTGTATCACAAAGAAAAATAAAGGTGTAATATAGAGGATGGATAGTAAAAAAATACGATAAATATAATAAAAGTGAGGATTTATACATGCATAATAAAAGAGTTCGAGTTCCTTCTGATGAGGTGACGAAAGCAACACATGAAGCATTATTGCGCCGTCACGTAACGATTGAAGATATTGCGGAAATTGTTCATATAATGCAATCTCCATATAACGAAGGTCTAACAATTGAGCATTGTGTTCAGTCGGTAGAGCGCGTATTAAATAAACGTGAAGTCCAGCATGCGGTGTTAGTGGGAATTGAGCTAGATGAATTAGCTGAAAAAAACATGCTTTCTGCGCCATTGCAAGCAATTATTGAATCGGATGAAGGGCTATTCGGTGTGGATGAAACATTAGCTTTAGGTTCTGTATTTACGTATGGTAGTATCGCCGTTACGACTTTTGGACATTTAGATAAGCAAAAAATTGGCATCATTGAAAAGTTAGACACGAAGGCTGGCAAGGCCGTTAATACATTTTTAGATGATTTAGTCGGCAGTATTGCAGCATGTGCAGCGTCACGAATTGCCCACCGCATGCGTGATTTAGAAGAGGAAGGCGAAACATTTGCTGACATACCACCAGTAGATTTAGGCCCAACAACGAAACCAAAAAATGAAATCTAATTGATCGAAAGGATTTACTAAATGAAGTTAAAAGATATTAAAACACTCATTACTAGCGGGACAATTATTCTTGCAGTCGGGTTATATTTACTTTTTGCCAAACCGACCGATGAACGACCATTAACAAATGATTCAGTCTTACAACAAACAACAAATGACGGCTCTCAAAATAATACGCCGTCAAAAGAAGAAAAACATTATAGTATTACGCCTGAACTCGCGATGAACGAAACAGGAAAGCAAATGATTGATGTAGAGTTTATTTCAGCTAATGATGGCGATACGATGAGTGTTAAAATGGATGGGCAAAAGCAGCGTGTTCGTTTATTAATGATTGATACAACCGAAATGAATTACGGTAAGGGCGATCCAATGCCTTATGCAGAGGAAGCGAAACAATTAACGACGCAATTGCTAGAAGATGCCAAGTCGATTCAACTATTGTTCGATAAGGGGCCGGAAAAAGATAAGTACGACCGATTATTAGCCTATGTTTTCGTTGATGGTGTTAGCTTGCATGAAGTTTTATTAAGTGAAGGACTTGCAGCTGTACGCTATGTCAATAAACCAAATAACTCTTTAGAAGATGAGCTACGCAAAATTCAACAAAAGGCAGAAGCGGAAAAGCTAAATATTTGGGCGCATGAAAA is drawn from Solibacillus sp. R5-41 and contains these coding sequences:
- the spoVAE gene encoding stage V sporulation protein AE, with the protein product MEFTFLFAFLIGGTICLIGQLLMDVAKLTPGHTLSILVVCGAILDGLGLYEPLIDLAGAGATIPITSFGNSLTHGAMAEAEKHGWIGVLTGMFEVTSSGISAAILFGFIAAIIFKSKGKVD
- a CDS encoding YjcZ family sporulation protein, which translates into the protein MSGYGGWQQQCCNYESPAYNNCNNSGTFVLIVVLFILLIIVGSVFI
- a CDS encoding stage VI sporulation protein F yields the protein MDKSFFKKVENKTGMGIDEIMNLANALTHANFSDEKQVRKIVKKVSQIANKPITKDLEEKIVQSILKDGHSLDFSKIEKLMR
- a CDS encoding GNAT family N-acetyltransferase translates to MFEVKLVTTEDDRNRAFSIRKDVFVKEQGVPLSLELDEHDETAIHFIVNDGDQTIATARLREIEPKIGKVERVCVLSHYRGKRLGALIMETVEQHATALDFKNLKLNAQSYAVPFYEKLNYTVTSPEFMDAGIPHRAMEKKL
- a CDS encoding 2'-5' RNA ligase family protein, whose protein sequence is MKYGIIAFPSKKIQDLANTYRKRYDPHYSLVTPHFTLKDAFDADVSQISEISKMLQEISTQFAPLQIHASRVSSFYPTTNTIFFRIEPTSQLENLHKSIQGTLNIGAPKHVFVPHITIAQKLNASEHDDIFGQLRMIGVDEHDVVDRFHLLYQLEDGSWTTYETYKLTGAE
- a CDS encoding esterase family protein; this encodes MEKGTVKDITFYSNALDEELALLIYIPANYSPLYEYNILIASDGRDYFQLGGIPRLADELIDDYIIENVIIVGVPYIDAADRRRKYIPTGDQFESYMRFLAHELVPYLDEEFTTHQMGTGRTLMGDSMAATISLLTALHYPNIFGKAILQSPYVDEHVLQTVKDAKSPDLLATYHVIGLGEDLVSFPNSSVVKDFLTPNRLLHELFVERGIETFYEEIDGDHTWKTWKPDLKRALTKILG
- a CDS encoding phosphatidylglycerophosphatase A, whose protein sequence is MHNKRVRVPSDEVTKATHEALLRRHVTIEDIAEIVHIMQSPYNEGLTIEHCVQSVERVLNKREVQHAVLVGIELDELAEKNMLSAPLQAIIESDEGLFGVDETLALGSVFTYGSIAVTTFGHLDKQKIGIIEKLDTKAGKAVNTFLDDLVGSIAACAASRIAHRMRDLEEEGETFADIPPVDLGPTTKPKNEI
- a CDS encoding thermonuclease family protein, whose translation is MKLKDIKTLITSGTIILAVGLYLLFAKPTDERPLTNDSVLQQTTNDGSQNNTPSKEEKHYSITPELAMNETGKQMIDVEFISANDGDTMSVKMDGQKQRVRLLMIDTTEMNYGKGDPMPYAEEAKQLTTQLLEDAKSIQLLFDKGPEKDKYDRLLAYVFVDGVSLHEVLLSEGLAAVRYVNKPNNSLEDELRKIQQKAEAEKLNIWAHENYLQKDGFHPEEVKK